A part of Silurus meridionalis isolate SWU-2019-XX chromosome 18, ASM1480568v1, whole genome shotgun sequence genomic DNA contains:
- the svopl gene encoding putative transporter SVOPL, with translation MTGGANGVSMKTQLVSAIELQELEEEEEEPSEEPGEEPGENLGEESGATAAAPADPDPAAKPVEEANDQKCYSVEEAVESIGFGRFHILLFVIMGSANIVEAMEIMLLAVVSPEIRCEWHLEDWQVALVSTMVFLGFMVCGVLCGYVADKYGRWRVVFGGFVWAAYFSMLTSFAPSYGWFIFLRSMVGCGVAATSQGFVLKTEFIPAKYRGSLLPLASIFWMMGSLLIIILGMTVVPTMGWRWMIRFSVIPGVLLIILFQFIPESARFQVSAGNVEGAVSTLKWIAKMNGASLPEGELREPIVTERGNAATLVSRAFRRTSLLLWYSWFVASFSYYGSVLSSSELLEKNLLCVIDADAEHNIKHNSEESLCYCIPFNMDDYQTLLISSLGEVALIPLNICLLHVVGRKYSMAILQVLSAIFFLLVNVCTTMFGFTVLLFLLRSLVSMNFNVVYIYTAEVYPTAVRSIGMGFCTSFSRIGGMIAPFIAQVLMSKSVLLALSPFTLTCCLCAIGSCLLPIETRGRALLQNE, from the exons ATGACAGGAGGAGCGAATGGAGTCTCCATGAAGACGCAGCTGGTGAGTGCGATAGAGCTGCAggagctggaggaggaggaggaggaaccgAGTGAGGAACCGGGTGAGGAACCAGGTGAGAACCTGGGTGAGGAATCGGGCGCCACTGCTGCTGCTCCCGCCGATCCTGATCCTGCTGCTAAACCTGTCGAGGAAGCTAATG ATCAGAAATGTTACAGCGTGGAGGAGGCGGTGGAAAGCATTGGCTTTGGGCGCTTTCACATACTACTCTTCGTTATTATGGGCAGTGCCAAT attgttGAGGCAATGGAGATCATGCTGTTGGCTGTGGTGTCTCCTGAGATCCGATGCGAGTGGCATCTGGAGGATTGGCAGGTGGCCCTGGTCTCCACG atGGTGTTCCTGGGCTTCATGGTATGCGGGGTACTGTGTGGATACGTGGCGGATAAATATGGCCGCTGGAGG GTGGTGTTCGGGGGCTTCGTATGGGCCGCGTATTTCTCTATGCTCACATCATTCGCTCCATCCTACGGCTGGTTCATTTTCCTGCGAAGCATGGTGGGCTGTGGAGTAGCAGCTACGTCACAAGg ATTTGTCCTGAAGACGGAATTCATTCCTGCTAAATACCGAGGTTCACTGCTGCCCCTGGCCTCG ATTTTCTGGATGATGGGATCGTTGCTGATCATCATTCTGGGGATGACTGTGGTGCCCACAATGGGCTGGCGCTGGATGATCCGCTTCTCCGTCATCCCGGGTGTTTTACTCATCATCCTCTTCCAG TTTATCCCTGAGTCAGCGAGGTTCCAGGTCTCAGCAGGGAATGTAGAAGGAGCAGTTTCCACTTTAAAATGGATTGCTAAGATGAATGGAGCCAGTTTGCCTGAGGGGGAACTACGGGAACCTATAGTG aCAGAGCGTGGTAATGCTGCCACTCTGGTTAGTCGAGCTTTCAGAAGGACGTCTCTGCTGCTGTGGTATTCATG GTTTGTGGCGTCTTTCTCCTATTACGGCTCAGTGCTGAGCAGTTCAGAGCTGCTGGAGAAGAACCTGCTGTGTGTGATTGACGCCGACGCCGAACACAACATCAAACACAACAGTGAGGAGTCGCTGTGTTACTGCATCCCGTTCAACATGGACGACTATCAGACCCTCCTCATCAGCTCCCTGGGAGAGGTGGCAT TGATCCCTCTGAACATCTGCCTGTTGCATGTTGTGGGGCGAAAGTACAGCATGGCCATCCTGCAGGTGCTCTCCGCCATCTTCTTCCTGCTGGTCAATGTCTGCACCACCAT GTTTGGTTTTACAGTGTTGCTCTTCCTGCTGCGCTCGCTGGTCTCCATGAATTTTAATGtggtttatatttatactgCAGAG GTTTACCCTACAGCAGTGCGCTCTATAGGAATGGGTTTCTGTACCTCATTCAGTCGAATCGGTGGGATGATTGCCCCCTTTATAGCACAG GTGTTGATGTCTAAGTCTGTGCTGTTAGCGTTGTCTCCGTTCACTCTGACATGCTGTCTGTGTGCTATCGGGAGTTGCCTCTTACCCATCGAAACCAGAGGACGAGCGTTACTG CAAAATGAATGA